The stretch of DNA GGAATTTTAGCCAGGATTCCAATGCATCGCATGGCAGATGCTCAAGAAGTTTCTAATTTAGTTTTGTTTCTGGCATCAGATGAGTCCTCTTATATGACCGGCTCCACTGTGGTAATTGACGGCGGCTGGCTCGCCGGGTAGTTATTCTCTAAAAACTTTTGAGAAGCCCCGTCCAGGCGGGGCTTTTTCTTTTTAGAGGAATGGTGTAAAATGGATATAATATGAAGCATGATTTAATTATTATTGGTGGGGGACCGGCTGGAATGACAGCTGGTATCTACGCTGGTCGTTTGGGTTTAAAAACTCTTTTAATTACCAAGAGCTTTGGAGGACAAATAGCTAAGAAGGCTGTAAGTATTGAGAATTATCCTGGATTTGAATCAATTTCCGGAATTGAATTAGTTCAGAAAATAGAAAAGCATTTGAAATCTCAAAAAATTGATATTGAGATGGATGAAATAAGAAAGGTTGAGAAAAAGAATAATGATTTCTTGGTTTTTGCTAAAAGCAAAAAAGAATTTCAGGTAAAAGCAGTAATTCTGGCTTCTGGAGCTGACCCTCGTCCTTTGGAGGTTCCCGGCGAGAAAGAATTTATTGGCAAAGGGGTGAGCTACTGCTCCGTCTGCGATGGTCCATTGTTTAAGGATAAAGTTGTAGCCGTGATTGGAGGAGGAAATGCTGGTTTTGAAACAGCTATATTTTTAGGTCAACATGCTAAGAAAATATATATTTTAGAATATGCGTCAGAGCCAGGGGCAGATGCTGCAAATCAGGAAATAGTTAAAAAAGCTGGCAAGACAGAGATAATAACAAATGCTGCTCCAAGAGAAATTAAGGGAAAGGATTTTGTAGGTTCAATAATCTATGAAGATAGAAAAACAGGAAAAGAGAAAACTTTAAAGGTTCAGGGCGTCTTTGTGGAAATTGGTTATCAGCCAGCAACTTCCTATGTTAGGGGCTTGGTTGATTTTAATGAAAGGGATGAAATAAAGGTAGATTATGAAACCTGTCAGACAAAAACTCCTGGGCTTTTTGCAGCGGGAGATGTAAATGTAGGTTCTGCTAAGCAGATTGTTACAGCTGCAGGCGAAGGAGCAAAAGCTGCCATAGCCGCTTATAACTATATTCAAAAGAAAACATGATTAAGGGTTTGAAAGCAAGAGAAATATTGGATTCCAGGGGGAAGCCAACTGTTGAGGTTGAATTAAGAACTAATAAAGGTGTTTTTAGAGCATCTGTTCCTTCAGGTGCTTCTGAAGGAAAACACGAGGCAATCGAGTTAAAAGCATCAGAAGCAGTTAAAAACGTAAATCAAATTATTGCTCCTGAGCTTGAAGCTAGAGATCCAGCTCTTCAGAAAGAGATAGATGAGTTAATGATTGATTTGGATGGTACAGAAAATAAATCAAAATTAGGAGCTAATGCTATTTTACCTGTTTCCATTGCTGTTTGCCGAGCTGGTGCTGCTGTTAAAAAACTTCCTCTTTGGAAATATATTTCTCAAATTGCTAAAACAAAACCTGGTTTACCTACACCTTCTGTTCTTTTAATTGAAGGGGGACTTCATGCTAAAAATAAACTTGATTTCCAGGAATTTATGATAGTTACGAAGTTTGAGCAAGCAAAGGAAATTTATCAGAAGCTTGGAAAGATTTTAGCTACAGGGCTAGGTGATGAAGGTGGTTTTGCTCCACAGATTTCAGACCCAAACCAGACCCTGGATTT from Patescibacteria group bacterium encodes:
- a CDS encoding FAD-dependent oxidoreductase, producing the protein MKHDLIIIGGGPAGMTAGIYAGRLGLKTLLITKSFGGQIAKKAVSIENYPGFESISGIELVQKIEKHLKSQKIDIEMDEIRKVEKKNNDFLVFAKSKKEFQVKAVILASGADPRPLEVPGEKEFIGKGVSYCSVCDGPLFKDKVVAVIGGGNAGFETAIFLGQHAKKIYILEYASEPGADAANQEIVKKAGKTEIITNAAPREIKGKDFVGSIIYEDRKTGKEKTLKVQGVFVEIGYQPATSYVRGLVDFNERDEIKVDYETCQTKTPGLFAAGDVNVGSAKQIVTAAGEGAKAAIAAYNYIQKKT
- a CDS encoding enolase, whose translation is MIKGLKAREILDSRGKPTVEVELRTNKGVFRASVPSGASEGKHEAIELKASEAVKNVNQIIAPELEARDPALQKEIDELMIDLDGTENKSKLGANAILPVSIAVCRAGAAVKKLPLWKYISQIAKTKPGLPTPSVLLIEGGLHAKNKLDFQEFMIVTKFEQAKEIYQKLGKILATGLGDEGGFAPQISDPNQTLDFIMEAARGYTIKIGLDCAASHWRKKKYDIDFYTSLVSKYPIIFLEDPFGEEDWELFQEITRKLGKKVTIVGDDLLTTNVKRIKKARSKRACNGTIIKPDQVGTVNEVIEAVKLAKSFDWKIMVSHRAGETMDDFIADLAVGIGADFIKSGGPTKPERLVKYNRLLKIEEEK